From the genome of Phyllostomus discolor isolate MPI-MPIP mPhyDis1 chromosome 12, mPhyDis1.pri.v3, whole genome shotgun sequence, one region includes:
- the ACP7 gene encoding acid phosphatase type 7, with translation MSPFLPCWSCCCLLLFFSLGIQGIPQDPKAAPEQVHLSYPDEPGSMTVTWTTWVPTPSEVQFGLQLSGPLPLRAQGTASPFVDGGFLRRKLYIHRVTLRGLLPGVQYVYRCGSTQGWSRRFRFRALKKGPHWSPRLAVFGDLGADNPRALPRLRRDTQQGMYDAVLHVGDFAYNMDQDNARVGDEFMRLIEPVAASLPYMTCPGNHEERYNFSNYKARFSMPGNTEGLWYSWDVGPAHIISFSTEVYFYLHYGRHLVERQFHWLEKDLQKANKNRAARPWIITMGHRPMYCSNADLDDCTWHESKVRKGLFGKLFGLEDLFYKYGVDLQLWAHEHSYERLWPIYNYKVFNGSQETPYTNPRGPVHIITGSAGCEERLTRFTLFPRPWSAVRVKEYGYTRLHILNGTHVHIQQVSDDQDGKIVDDVWMVRPLLHRMMYL, from the exons aTGAGCCCCTTTCTTCCCTGCTGGTCCTGCTGCTGTCTgctcctgtttttctccctggGAATCCAGGGGATCCCACAAGATCCCAAAGCTGCCCCGGAGCAAGTCCACCTGTCCTACCCAG ATGAGCCAGGATCCATGACTGTCACCTGGACCACATGGGTCCCGACCCCGTCTGAAGTGCAGTTTGGGCTACAGTTATCGGGGCCCCTGCCCCTCCGGGCCCAGGGCACTGCCAGCCCCTTTGTGGATGGAGGCTTTCTCCGGCGGAAGCTCTACATACACCGTGTCACACTGCGGGGGCTGCTGCCGGGTGTCCAGTACG tTTACCGCTGTGGCAGTACTCAGGGCTGGAGCCGTCGGTTCCGCTTCAGGGCCCTAAAGAAAGGACCCCACTGGAGCCCCCGTCTGGCTGTGTTTGGGGACCTTGGGGCTGACAACCCGAGGGCCCTACCCCGGCTGCGCAGGGACACTCAGCAGGGCATGTACGATGCTGTTCTCCATGTGG GAGACTTTGCCTACAACATGGATCAGGACAATGCTCGCGTCGGTGACGAGTTCATGCGCCTCATCGAACCTGTGGCAGCCAGCCTGCCGTACATGACCTGCCCTGGGAATCACGAGGAACGCTA CAACTTCTCCAACTACAAGGCTCGCTTTAGCATGCCGGGGAACACCGAGGGCCTGTGGTACAG CTGGGATGTGGGCCCTGCACACATCATCTCCTTCTCCACGGAGGTATATTTCTACCTCCACTACGGCCGCCACCTGGTAGAGAGACAGTTTCACTGGCTGGAGAAAGACCTCCAG AAAGCCAATAAGAACCGAGCAGCCCGGCCGTGGATCATCACCATGGGTCACCGGCCCATGTACTGTTCCAATGCTGACTTGGATGACTGCACATGGCATGAAAGCAAG gTTCGAAAAGGCCTCTTCGGCAAATTGTTTGGATTAGAGGACCTTTTCTACAAATATG GGGTCGACCTGCAGCTGTGGGCTCATGAGCACTCGTATGAACGGCTGTGGCCAATTTACAACTACAAG GTATTTAACGGCAGTCAAGAGACACCCTACACCAACCCTCGAGGCCCTGTCCACATCATCACAGGATCTGCT GGCTGTGAGGAGCGGCTGACTAGGTTCACTCTCTTCCCACGGCCCTGGAGTGCCGTGCGGGTGAAGGAGTATGGGTACACGCGGCTACACATCCTTAATGGGACCCACGTCCACATCCAGCAGGTGTCTGATGACCAG GATGGGAAGATTGTGGATGATGTATGGATGGTGAGACCCCTGCTCCACCGAATGATGTACCTCTAG